The window TTTTGCTATCTGGTGGAGAGATTAGTGGGAACATTATCCACGTGTGATCCATaacagaccaatatatggagggttaatccaattattcaccaaaagatcaccgcagtgatccactaattccctaatttcccatatattaaaaaggTATAACTTTATTAATTCACACACTAGATTAAAAAGTCAGGGTGTCTTTCTCTCCTTATGTAGAATTGTCATTGAGTACGATGTAGCTCAATTATTAATTTGctgtatgcacctgcagtgtgccatACAGATAGGAAGAGACACCTCTGTATTTAAAATCAGATagcagcccccctcgacatgtttcaccgttcacacggctttgtcaagaggcagtgGGGCTACATTATCCACGTGTGTTTAAGGTTGAGACACCTTCTAGGCCCAAAGAAGATAGGCATACACACATGAGGTCCCAATCTTTACCTCTTTAATAGGCTAAGCAACACTTGGAAACTGGTTGCCTTTGTGAGAAATACAGTTAATTTCTTGGATACTGAAAATTacagacattttctccttttagtgATGAAGTAATAATTCCAGTGTGGATGTGCAGTAGAAAGCCTGGTGTTCACTCCccttatttttataatattttttgttgTGCAACACTTGGATTGCAACAAAGCAAATATTGTGTGAAACATATTTTTGGATGGTAGATGAGCACAAAGCACAAAGTATAAAATAATCATTCATCCTGACACTCTGGCGATTGTATTGGTGGTTGGCAGGATCAGAAGCGCACCTGATTTTGTTGGTTTTGGATGTAGTTAGCTTAGTGGCATAACATAAACAGATGGCATTCTCTGGATTCAGTCTTCATGTGGCTAAAATCTTCCCTTTGTGGTAAGAAAGTTTACAAAAATGATTGCACACTTGTAGATTAGCTGGGGTCTCAACTGGTCCCATAAATGCTCTATTGGTGATATATCTGGTATCCAGGCAGGCTAAGAAAGTACTGCAATTTGATATTTGACATTCCTAGAAACCCTTGTGTGTGCAAGAGAGCATTATACTCCCAAAAAATTCCAGCTGGAAGCCATGAAAGGCGACACATGTGGCCACAGCATGTCCAGTATGTAACACTGAGTTGATTTTGTCCCTCGTACCATTTCTAGAAGTGACCGACTGTTGTATGTGATGGCTGCCAAGATCTTCACACCAGCAGTTGGGACAGGTGGTGCAGTTGGTGCCTCCTTAGTAATGACAGGATTGAATCGCTAATCACAAACCCTCAGTACTCCAACCCAACTGTCCTTGGATCCGAAAAAAAGAACCCAGATTAGTTGCTATATCCCTAATAAATTTTGGACAAACCctaaccttaaaagggtactctgctgcattgagggggcggagcatgatgtaaTGAGggagtggggctatgatgtcacaagctcccggcgacggctccagcattcagaacagtttgttccaaacgctgagcagaggagtaccccattaaccagTATATGTTACCGACCAACATAATACCATTGTCTAAATTATTAAATACAATACATTCTGGAAACAATAACTTGTCACTATTGTCCTCAGCTTCAGGTTAGATACCTATCAACGTGCCCAAGCTGTGCAATTTACCGTGGAGGAAATTAACAACACCCCCAATTTTTTGCCAAATATCACCTTGGGATTCCAGCTATTTGACTCATGTGTAGTCCTCCAGAGAGCAGTGTCAGGAACTCTGCAGTTGTTAAGTGGACATGGAGAATCTCTTCCTAACTATCGATGTAACCAGAAGACCCAGTTGGCTGCAGTAATCGGACATACTACATCTACATACTCCATTTTACtggctcatatactggggctataCAGGTATCCACAAGTAAGTACTGGGGCCCCCAAGACACTAATGTCCTTTCAATGTTAAGGTGTTGAGATCTTATGGGTTCTATTTGCGTACTTCCTCTGAATCTGGGGTTGTCTTTATAGACTCTTTAGCCTTTGTATAATgacatggacaaaattgttggtacctTTCATTAAAcaaacacttacattgatgtgatctaaggtgatacaaggtgctcaactccaagtgcagttgtgcacctacgttggagtggaggacctgcacctatggatcacaatatggtttcacaactgtggttaatgtaaacaatgacattagctaaccctcaaaactgatgtaaaattgagacattagccagtatatccttatatgaaggacacacttgagcccgcacaccacgccaaggtttctcaaatggtgcgggtcctatcaactaacctacctggccagatctTAAGGGTTCTATTTGCGTACTTTCTCTGAATCTGGGGTTGTCTTTATAGACTCTTTAGCCTTTGTATAATgacatggacaaaattgttggtacctttcattaaagacagaaaaaaactacaaTGCACCCTGAAATAACTTTAAACTGACAATAGTAAAAATAATTACAATTTTACTAAAATTACCTGATGAcaatcagacattgcttttgtatgcttattttttgcatctgtGGATATAGACCTGATGTGACCTGCCAAGAGCTAAAGTTTGGTCTCATCTATCTAAAGCAAAAATATCCATAAGAGTGCTACCAGTGCTAATATCCTGAACACAAAAATAACATAGAAAAGCAAAAGCACATATAGGCGCACACCAAAGCTATCTCATCAATACTTTATTGTAGTACATGACATAAATTAgaccacacatttaaaaacactataAACAAGGGGGCCAGATGACTCACAGCCACAGAGGGGAACCCCAGTTTCCTggtggctcccccccccccccagggacaCCCGCCTAATCCCAATAGTACAATAAACACAGTCCCTCTTAGACCAATGGACCACTATGCATAGTAACACATAAGTAAATACAATATTGCCTGAACAGTAGCAGCTGCATAAATATTCATTAATTCAAAATAAAGTGCACGGTCAAGGGAAATGAAATACATCACAATGTAGTAAATGGAgagggtgtcatggacaccccctccatttattacATTGTGATATATTTTATCTCCCTTGACCGTGCACTTTAttctggagattccgcagcagcagagttccattgtatttaaccccttaaggaccaagcccattttaaccttaaggaccaggccaattttattttttgcgttttagttttttcctcctcgccttctaaaatccattactcctttatatttccatctacagacccatataaggggttgttttttgcgtgaccaattgtactttgtaatgaaatctctcattttaccataaaatgaaaaccccaattttgcacattttggaaggttttgttttcacactatacactttatggcaaaaatgacatgtgttctttattctgtgggtcaatacaattaaaatgatacccatggctagatacttttatagttttgtaccgcttaaaaaaatctaaaatcttttgtacaaaatcagtaatctaaaatcgccctattttggcaacctataacgttttcatttttccatatatagggcagtatgagggctcattttttgctccgtcatctgtactttttttagataccacatttgcatatgtaaaacttttagatcattttttataattttattttaaaataaaatgtgacaaaaaagcagcatttttttacttttttttatttttgacgtttacgccatttaccgtacgggataattaacattatattttgatagtacggacatttacgcacgcagcgataccaagtatgtttattaaaaaaaatagctttttgggggtaaaatgggaaaaactgacaactttcatttttattgggggaggggatttttcacttttcttttactttttatttttacatttttcaacttttattttacactttttatgtccccataggggattattcatggcaatcatttgattgctaatactgtgcagtgctatgtataggacatagcactgatcagtattatcggtgatcttctgctctggtctgctcgatctcagaccagagcagaagaccccgggagacgtccggagcaaggtgaggggacctccggccgccctACTGGATCatcagatcgccacggcagcgcagcgggcgatccgatcatccattcaaagtgccgcactgccgcagatgccgtgatctgtattgatcacggcatttgaggggttaatggcacatatccacgcgatcgcggatgtcggccattaccagcgggtccctggctgctactagcagccggaacctgccgtgtatgacgcgagcaccgttccgatgctcgtggtcatacacaggacgtatatgtacgtcctgttgcggaaagtcccgccaaaccaggacgtacatttacgaccgtgggaattaaggggttaatggaattgtGCTGCGCTACACACGCGGTGGAATTTCCACTATAGATGTTTTTGGTGCAAAAATTTTGATTTCCATATCTGCAGAGAGAATGAACCTATCCATTCCTTCTGCAGaatccgcacagaatgcatagccgtctatgagacagcacattccCGTGCGGTCCTAGGACGGGCATGTTGTGCCGATGACCACAGTCTGTAGAATGTCcgtacagagattttccgtgaGGAGATTCCGGATGTAGGAACACAGCATTACAAAAATCGCTGAATTGTGATGACTGGCTTAAAAAGTTGTGCAATAAAATATTAAATTCAGGTATCATTATTTTTGTCCAGGTCAGCTTATTATTTAGTTTTTCAAAATGATTCTGTTAAACCATAATTCAAAAGCAATGTCTTATTTTCAtctgtaaatttttttgtaaGGTTTTATTCTTCACTAGCAGAGTGCCTGGCATTGCCCTGTCTTCCTAcgtaaaccttgtgggagaagaaaagcaaaaatgacactctcatcctcatatctcatcctcttaTTTTatcttcatatctcatcctcatatcccgacctcatatcatttTTTGCAATGGGTGTCTGTCTTACGTTACATAAATGATAACTGGAGAGAGATTAAATCAGCTCACCCAACTCACAGAAAACCCAGCCCAGATCGGTGTGGACCTCACCGAAGATAGCGTAGATGAAAAATTGATGTCCAGCCAAGTATATTGTGCAATATAAAACTCAAAGTTCATTTTCACATCACAGACAGGAACATGTGCGGACTAACAAAAGTAACATGTTTCAGCCTTTGTTATGGCCTTACTCATACTGAGAAATATTATATTCTTAAATTTTCCAACAGATCAGTCACTTTTCCACAAGTTCTCTTCTCAGTAACCGTATCCGGTTTCGCTCATTCTTTAGAACAGTCCCGAGTGACGCCTTCCAGTCTCAAGGTCTTGCACAGCTGGTGTTGCACTTTGGATGGACCTGGATTGGTCTAGTGGCCCTTGATAATGATTATGGGCAGCAAGGTATCCAAATTGTCAAGAGGGATTTAATAAAAGCTGGAGCCTGTGTGGCCTTTACAGAGACCATAATTTCTAGTCGGCAAGATAGAAACGCCCCACATATTGCTCGGGTGATTAAAGACTCAACAGCCACAGCGGTGGTTATCTTCTCTACTGATATAGACTTAAGCTTTTTACTAGATGAGATGCTAAGGCAGAACATCACAGGGAAAGTATGGATTGCCAGTGAAGCTTGGTCTACCTCATTTTTCTTGTCAGTAAGTAAATATTCAAGACTTCTTCTTGGAGCAATTGGTTTTGCACTCCATAGTGGAAGCATGCCAGGGTTTGGAgatttcctcaacagggtcaATACATCTATGGTCATGGGAAACCAATGGATAAAAATATTCTGGGAACAAGTTTTCAGCTGCAAATTCCAAGACCAGATGTCAACTAAACTCATGTCAAACTCATCAATAAAAGAATGTACAGGCCAAGAAAGTCTTGAGAAAATCCGAAACAATTACAATGATGTATCTAGTCTGAGGGTACCGTACAACATCTATACAGCAGTTCATGTGGTAGCAAAAGCTCTGGATGATTTGGGTAAATGCAGGAAGGGAGATGGACCATTTCCCAATGGATCATGTGCTGATATTAAGAACTTCAAGCCTTGGCAGGTTAGTGTAAGCTCAATTTAAAAACTTTGACAATGTTCTCACCACCATGGCTGTTGTGTAAAGTTGTTCATATACATAAATGTTTGACAGTTTTGTATTTCTTCGCACCAACTGTTGTAAATGTCTAACCAAGCTGCTAGGCGATAGTCTTATAGCCCATTTCAGTCTAGTCAGTAgaggattaaatatttttttcctcacTGTATTAAtctttaactggttaacgaccatggacgtgtatccTCATCCAATGGCCGTTAACCGGGTATGATGTGGGCTCCGGACTCGAGCCCGCTTCATACTggccggccctcagctgattcttgtagctgagggctggcattaatagccgacatgcggtgatCTAAAGAACCCTGTGAACACTTCCTGGTGATCCAGTGGGGTGATCCacagtggaggtagccggagagcTTACCTCTGCTGCCACAGCTGTCCCGGCTCTcgtattgataaagcctggcaggaccaggctttatcaatggagtgcagatcacacagatcaatgtgattctatgaaaacacattgatctgtatgaggaatcaaatgattcctcctaaaagttaagactaataaagtgtgaaaaaaagtttaataaaaagtttaataaaattaaaaaaacacacatcaacttcttccttaataaaagtttaaaacaccccccttttccaaaattccatataaaaaatataaaaacattataaaaataaacatatgtggtatcgccaagtgagtaaatgtccgaactataaaaatatatagtaaattaaaccgcacagtcaatggcgtacgcgcaaaaaaattcaaaagtccaaaatagggtatttttggtcactttttataccataaaaaatgaataaaaagcgatcaaaaagtctgatcaaaacaaaaatactgattaAAAAACTGATTAAAAATTCACATCACAGCGCAAAATATGAGACCTCATACcaacccatatgcggaaaaataaaaaagttataggggtcagaagaggacaattttaaatatattaactttcgtgcatgtagtcatgatttttccaaaagtacgacaaaatctaacctatataagtagggtattattttaatcggatggacctacagaataaagataaggtgtaatttttaccaaaaaatgtactgcgtagaaacagaagcacccaaaagttacaaaattgtgttttttcttcaattttgtcgcacaatgatttttttcccatttcgccgtagatttttgggtaaaattactaatgtcggtacaaagtagaattagtggcgcaaaaaataagccatcatatggattcataggtgcaaaattgaaagggttatgatttttaaaatgtaaggaggaaaaaaacaaaagtgcacaaaCAGAAGAAtgtttggtccttaaaggggtactccggcacttagacatcttatcccctattcaaaggatacgggataagatgtctaagcaccggagtacccctttaaggggttaaaatttaccTGTCCTTATAAAGTGTTTACACCCTGACCAATCAGTAAATTGAGCGGGAGAGAAAAGTGCACCCCACTCTGTGTCTATGTGAGCAGTCAGAGAACAAGCTAAACACCCACTTCTCCCAGGTAACTTCTCCAAATCGGTCGGGGTCAGAATACTTAGACCctgaccgataaaaacttttgatatgtctttaTGACTTCTCAAAAGCTTTTTTataataacaggtacactttaagttagTTAATGAAAGTTTGTATGGACCAAATCAACCTTTTGGTGCACCACAACCTAACTGTAGCACATGGTTTGCCTTACCCAGAGACTCCATTGGGTACAGTTGTGTTAAGAAGATAGCATAGGCGCAGCAATGAGGCCCATGATAAGCCTaagacatatatacatacattagttCCAGTACAACCCAGACCAATTTTTCAAGATGTATCTACAGATGTTGCCAAGATTATCTTGAACACATTAACACAAAGCATTAATCTTAACACATCTGGGTATCCTAAAGCACCaaataataatactgtattaTTATAAATTTTCCGCAGTTGCAGGCTTTGAAGACACCCATCATACCACTCATAGTGCAATTGTAGTGGTCCGTTGAGTGAAGATGGTGGCAAGAGCTCTTCTTACCAGCTCTGTGCCGCTCTGGGAATCTTCTtgtatggtctgccttctggcagGTTATGCAAGTAGATGTACAATTGTACTAACCAGTGCTATGCCAATACAAGACCAAAATGAGctgtttccttaaggggttaaagtgtacctatcaagggatttaaaggaagaaaaaaaaacgaaaaaagaaATGCTCCAGGCTTACTTTTCAACTAGTGCCGTCCATGggcttaaagaatacctgtcaccaaaGCATGTAACCTAAACTAACTCTGGCTATCTTCCCTAACTGCtcttaacacccctcctgccattacattttttttccaagctttaaaaagctctgttttctacctttcttcttgctgatAGTGTGAGCTGCCGGAAGGAGGAAGTGGGCTTCAATGACGTTACGCATGCTGTGCTCCGTGTCGGGAGCGCACAGAGGTGATTAGCCTATGGCTCAGTGCAGGCTTCACCTTCTCTATGTCTCCAGCGCTGCACTGAGCTTTGGCCGACACGTGCTTCCGGCTGCCTCTCCTTCACAGGTGATGGAGCCTGGTAAAGCAGCTAAGTCAGAAGCGCACTGCATGGCGGGAACTGTGCTTGcttccacctgtctgattgacaggcagtgagcgagagctgtgccttgctATGTGTAAAAGCAGTACCGAAGCACTAACTTAGTATGGTCTCCTGCGAGGCTAGGCCAGGAGGAGAACTAACTGTATGAAAtggacagaacagagccacctagtgtgaTGGCTACCCCCAGCGTTCGGAATTAAATGTTCTgagcgctggccagtggagtgcaCTTTAATTATGATCAATGTTGTATCATTTTCACAGTTGTTGCACTACATAAAGAAGTTACGTTTGAACACCTCCGATGGCAGACAACTCTTTTTCGATGAGAACGGAGATCCACCTGCTGTGTACGATGTAGTGAACTGGCAGCTGAGCCCTGAAGGACAAATCCAACAAGTGACAGTGGGCAGTTATGATACCAGTATAACCAGTGGGAATGTTTTCACCATTAATACCAGCTACATACACTGGGGAACTGGAGATCTCGGGGTGAGATACTgtggactttcttttttttactttctcatTTACGAATATCAGCCTAAGGCACAAAATATCTTGTCCTTGTacaattagggtgggttcacaccacacttTTGCTATatggttttattaaaaaaacgtatgcaactgtacagaaaaccgtgcccatagacttcccattcaaaactgtatgcaccataatgtatacggttgtctccgtttttcaaaccatatggtttattacttttttttttttccggacagaaaatTGTGGCCTACCACGGTATTAAATCGtatacgtattttttttttaaacatgggagtcaatgggaaccgtacagaaccgtatgtgcgtacggttccatctggttttcaccatacggtttttgacttaacACAgtttttcaatcaaacaagtgaaactttattcataatgggagTGAAAAGTTGAAAACGTATaagattttttcttaaaaaacggatgcaaccggacacaaTTTTCAACCGTATAAAGATAAACATTTGTACACACGTGTGTTGCAAAAATGTggtttgaacctagcctaacttggCTTAAACTGCACCCGTATTCTGGTAAATTTTTTGTTACATGGTGTTGCATATTAAGAGATGACCTATTTTAACTGTGGCCATGCCTCTTGTAAAGGccacatactttctacaaggtgttgGAAAATTGACAAAATCTCCTTATAAATGTAGATTAAgtcatgtaaggctgggttcacgcttCTAACAGAGCTCTGTTGCAGGCTCTAATTATTTTTCAGAATTCGAGCAgtcaaaaaaatattacaaacagCCATTTTTTGTCTGGCCCACAACTGCCAAAAACTAAAAAGACAACATTGAAGCCAATAGGATAACTTGGGTTCTGTTTTTGTTCATTGTTCAATGGACTGTCCAGAGAGTATACTGAATGCAGCCCCTTACCCTTTTTTAAGCCATTACCTACACcttatttgaaaatattttttctcaCATTTATTTTCCCAGGTACCTGTTTCAGTCTGCAGCCCCAGTTGCCCACCAGGCTTTAGGAAAGCAGCCAGAAAAGGCCAACCTTCCTGCTGTTTTCAATGCATTCTATGTCCCTATGGAGAGATAGCCAACCACACAGGTAGAGAATAAAAATATTTAGcaaagaaaatgttttactctcTTAGTCCATTGTTAAACCTTTTCTAGAACACAAGTTCAAGTCTATtgattttacaactttttttttaagattcGCTACAATGTACAAAATGCCCATGGGATATGTGGCCAAATCCAACCCAAGATGATTGTGTTCCAAAGACTCAAGAATTCCTTTCACATGAAGATCCACTGGGCATCACCTTAACAACTACTGGCATCTCCTCATCATTGGTTCCTGTGGCCATCTTTGCCCTCTTTATTTACTACAAAACAACTCCAATTGTTCGAGCCAATAACTACTCCTTGAGTTGTCTTCTCCTGGTGTCACTATCGCTCTGTTTTCTTTGTTCTTTAGTCTTTATTGGttatccccagtatgagatatgTCTTTTAAGACAAGTAACTTTTGGTGTTGTATTTGCACTTTGTGTCTCCTGCATCTTGGCAAAAACCAATATGGTAGTCATTGCTTTTAAAGCCACAAGGCCTGGGAGTCAACTAAGAAAATGGACTAGACCACATGTATCATATCTCATAGTCATCTCCTGTATCCTTATTCAGATATTTCTTTGTATTATGTGGCTGACATTCTCTCCTCCTTTCCTAGAAGTCAAATCAGAAAGTAATTCTGGAGTACTAGTCATTCAGTGTAATGAAGGGTCACCATTGGCTTTTTGGTCTATGCTTGGCTACCTTGGTCTCCTGGCCTCTATTAGCTTCATTGTAGCTTTCTTGGCCAGGAGACTTCCCAACAGCTTCAATGAGGCCAAGTTCATCACCTTCAGCATGCTGGCCTTCCTGAGCGTCTGGTTGTCCTACATTCCGGCATCTCTCAGTTCACAAGGAAAATATATGGTGGCCATGGAGATCTTTGCTATCCAATCGTCAACCTGGGGTCTGGTTATTTGTATGTTCCTTCCAAAATGTTATATTATTGTATTCAGACCCGACATGAACTCAAGGGAAAAAttcatggcaaaacaaaaaagatGAGTAACGGACAATTTTCAGTGTTTTGTGTTATTTTTTGACATTAGGTTTCTCAACTTGGAAACATTTAAATCAATAAACCCTTAAAGGTCCAATCTGGTGTTCTATATAAGTGTCAAAGGTTCTAGGTCCACAGTTAGTTTTGAAAATATCTATACCCGGCAACTATCATGTGCCATTAAGGGTGACTTCACAATTCTCGTGTAATAAATGCAGGAATAATCACCATTAAAGAAACATAGTTCAAAAACAATGTTAACTGGAAGTTAAAAGGCAAATATAAAGTGCTcttctaaggctgcgttcacacggtcaTCTAGACCGGTCCCATTCTTCTcatgtcaaaaataaaaacagacttaaaaaaaaacctgacaataatggatgcaaacagatgttaTCCGTTTGCATTCATTTGGATCCATTAttgctcagttaaaggggtattccgggcaaaaacatcttatcccctatcgaaaggataggggataagatgtctggtcgcgggggggggcgccgctgggaccccccccacccgcgatctccctgcagcaggccACATTCTATGTGTatctgcgtctgcagtttcggaaactccCGGGCTTTCGAGAcatggacgtgacgtcacgccacgccccctccattcatgtctatgggagggggtgttgcggccgttactccccctcccatagaaatgaatggagggggcgttgcgtgacgtcatgtccccatctcggaagcccggcagTTTCTGAAACTGc is drawn from Hyla sarda isolate aHylSar1 chromosome 4, aHylSar1.hap1, whole genome shotgun sequence and contains these coding sequences:
- the LOC130367303 gene encoding extracellular calcium-sensing receptor-like; amino-acid sequence: MPVHMDKIYPKVNYKERPGPAICTTFRLDTYQRAQAVQFTVEEINNTPNFLPNITLGFQLFDSCVVLQRAVSGTLQLLSGHGESLPNYRCNQKTQLAAVIGHTTSTYSILLAHILGLYRYPQISHFSTSSLLSNRIRFRSFFRTVPSDAFQSQGLAQLVLHFGWTWIGLVALDNDYGQQGIQIVKRDLIKAGACVAFTETIISSRQDRNAPHIARVIKDSTATAVVIFSTDIDLSFLLDEMLRQNITGKVWIASEAWSTSFFLSVSKYSRLLLGAIGFALHSGSMPGFGDFLNRVNTSMVMGNQWIKIFWEQVFSCKFQDQMSTKLMSNSSIKECTGQESLEKIRNNYNDVSSLRVPYNIYTAVHVVAKALDDLGKCRKGDGPFPNGSCADIKNFKPWQLLHYIKKLRLNTSDGRQLFFDENGDPPAVYDVVNWQLSPEGQIQQVTVGSYDTSITSGNVFTINTSYIHWGTGDLGVPVSVCSPSCPPGFRKAARKGQPSCCFQCILCPYGEIANHTDSLQCTKCPWDMWPNPTQDDCVPKTQEFLSHEDPLGITLTTTGISSSLVPVAIFALFIYYKTTPIVRANNYSLSCLLLVSLSLCFLCSLVFIGYPQYEICLLRQVTFGVVFALCVSCILAKTNMVVIAFKATRPGSQLRKWTRPHVSYLIVISCILIQIFLCIMWLTFSPPFLEVKSESNSGVLVIQCNEGSPLAFWSMLGYLGLLASISFIVAFLARRLPNSFNEAKFITFSMLAFLSVWLSYIPASLSSQGKYMVAMEIFAIQSSTWGLVICMFLPKCYIIVFRPDMNSREKFMAKQKR